The genomic stretch CAGGGAGCAGGAAATCCCGCTCCCTGATGTGAGCTCTCTTTCGTTGCACTTAAGCGGACCTACCTACCTCGACTCTCCAGCAAGCGAACGAATAAACGGTCCCACAGCCTCCGGCCCTTCCTGATCAACCAATTTAATGGTTGCCGTACCGATAACCGCCATATCCGCCTTGCCCTCAAGCAGAGCCACATCCTCACGACTGCTGATCCCGAAGCCCACAGCCAGCGGAAGATCCGTGGCCCGGCGGCAACGCCGGAGATATTCAGCAAGGCCGTCGTCCATAGCTGTCTGTTGTCCGGTCACTCCTTTCCGGGCCACGCAGTAGACAAATCCGCTCCCCTGCCCTGCCACCTCAACCATCCGCTCATCCGTAGAAGTCGGAGTAAAAAACATAATGGCAGCTAAGTCCTTTTCCTTGGCTAAATGGAGATATGCCTTGCCCTCTTCCGGCGGTAAATCAGGAAGAATAAAGCCTTTCATCCCAATATCTGCTGCCCGCTCAATAAAGGCGTTCAAGCCGTAGCGGAAAACGATATTATAATAGGTCATAAAGAGAAAATTGACCTGGGGGAACTCCCGTACCATTTCTTTGGCAAAGGCAAAACTGTCTTCAACCCGAATTCCGGAAGCCAGGGCATCCTGATTGGCCTTGAGAATCACCGGTCCATCAGCCATAGGCTCGGAAAAGGGGATCTGGAGTTCAATGCAATCCACCCCGTTGTCCGCCATTTGCCGGATGACCTCGCGGTTGACCTCTAAAGAAGGATACCCGAGAACAAGATGAGTCATCAAAAGGATGGGCTTTTTCTCAAGTCGTTGTTGCAAGTCCTGTTGTATATTCATTGTCCTGTCCGTTTTATATTTT from Candidatus Electrothrix communis encodes the following:
- the trpA gene encoding tryptophan synthase subunit alpha encodes the protein MNIQQDLQQRLEKKPILLMTHLVLGYPSLEVNREVIRQMADNGVDCIELQIPFSEPMADGPVILKANQDALASGIRVEDSFAFAKEMVREFPQVNFLFMTYYNIVFRYGLNAFIERAADIGMKGFILPDLPPEEGKAYLHLAKEKDLAAIMFFTPTSTDERMVEVAGQGSGFVYCVARKGVTGQQTAMDDGLAEYLRRCRRATDLPLAVGFGISSREDVALLEGKADMAVIGTATIKLVDQEGPEAVGPFIRSLAGESR